From the Nonlabens marinus S1-08 genome, one window contains:
- a CDS encoding tetratricopeptide repeat protein produces MRKLAFTAALLLSAVSTGLAQQSKIFTDHLRNYNTAVDLYQEDQYIAAQRLFEKVVEQAEDETIKGNAAYYAANCAVRLSQRNADQMVEDFVEQYPTSTKRNSAFIDVADYYFESGNYRKASQWYEKVDEKNLSREQKTRYYFNTGYTLVQSNKFDEAKPFLNRVSDDPEYGSKAKYYLGYIAYEGDDLETADELFSEVEEAPETDAKLSYYQADLNYKLGRFEEAIALAEKQMPTSNRQEQSELNRIIGQSLFNQGKYQEALPYLQKYQGTRGKWNNNDYYQLGYTYYKLGDFENAVETFNKIIDGENTTAQNAYYHLGQSYIKLNRGEDALNAFKKASEIALDEQITQDAMYNYAKLSYENGNPYESVPAVILNYIETYPKADNKDEMNKLLIDSYFTSKNYGEAIALLEDGRIRGNENVYGKVTLYHGLNLFTSGDYQGAKENLDKAIKNLEEKNLEKKARFWKAETLYQLNDFNGALAEFERVKNISASIEEDDLLDYDMGYTYFKLKNYTSSINAMERFVAQKSSDRVRTNDAYMRIGDANFVSKKYWPAIESYNQSIKMGGASADYATFQKAMSYGFIDRVDSKIQELNTFLDNFKSSQYRDDVLYELGNTYINTNKVSSGIQTYDRLIREFPDSRYTAPAMMRKGLQFYNDNRLDEALTVFKQVASKYAGTPQAVEAVSSARLVYIDQGKTADYAQWVRGLDFVDVTDSELDDTAYESAERPFLQGNMSSATRELEKYLKQFPNGKYALQAHFNLAQAYFSEGNKSASIPHYQYVADRERSEYSEQALARLGEILLNDAVSDGGDRKSAFAKAIPILIKLEATADFPQNRAYAQSNLMKAYYETEQFDKAVNYANKVLGDSNTDDTVRADAQVIIARSSFKRNDMAAAKKAYADVLKNSSGAIAAEATFYKAYFENQEGKHDQAIATVQNLSKNYGSYKLWSARGLVVMAKSYDATKQTLNAVTLLQGVIDNFSQYPEIVEQAKTELARIKSVQAKTNSSIVPSNN; encoded by the coding sequence ATGAGGAAATTGGCATTTACCGCGGCACTTCTTTTAAGCGCCGTTTCTACAGGTCTGGCTCAACAGTCTAAGATATTTACAGATCATCTGCGCAACTACAACACTGCAGTGGATTTATACCAGGAAGATCAATACATCGCTGCGCAACGTCTATTTGAAAAAGTAGTGGAGCAAGCAGAGGATGAGACCATCAAAGGAAATGCTGCTTACTATGCGGCAAACTGTGCCGTGCGTCTGAGCCAGCGCAATGCAGATCAAATGGTAGAAGATTTTGTAGAGCAATACCCTACCTCTACAAAACGCAACAGCGCTTTTATTGATGTGGCCGATTATTATTTTGAGAGCGGGAATTACCGCAAGGCATCCCAATGGTATGAAAAGGTGGATGAGAAAAACCTATCTAGAGAACAAAAGACTCGGTACTATTTCAATACAGGATATACCCTAGTGCAAAGTAACAAGTTTGACGAGGCAAAGCCTTTTTTGAATCGAGTGAGCGATGATCCAGAATACGGATCTAAAGCAAAATATTACTTAGGATACATCGCCTATGAGGGTGACGATCTGGAAACGGCAGATGAACTTTTTAGCGAGGTAGAAGAAGCCCCAGAAACAGATGCTAAGCTCTCCTATTATCAAGCAGATTTGAATTACAAACTTGGTAGGTTTGAGGAAGCCATAGCACTTGCTGAAAAGCAAATGCCTACCTCTAATCGCCAAGAACAATCAGAACTCAATCGTATTATTGGTCAATCGCTCTTCAATCAAGGCAAGTATCAAGAAGCATTACCATACCTGCAAAAATATCAAGGAACTCGTGGTAAGTGGAATAATAACGACTACTATCAGTTGGGTTATACTTATTACAAGTTGGGAGATTTTGAAAATGCGGTAGAGACTTTTAATAAAATTATCGACGGCGAGAATACTACAGCTCAAAATGCCTATTATCATTTAGGTCAAAGCTACATCAAGCTCAATCGTGGGGAGGATGCACTCAATGCTTTCAAAAAAGCGAGTGAAATTGCATTGGATGAGCAAATTACTCAAGATGCGATGTACAATTATGCAAAGCTGAGTTATGAAAATGGGAATCCTTATGAAAGTGTCCCTGCAGTAATCCTTAATTACATAGAGACCTATCCAAAAGCAGATAATAAGGATGAGATGAACAAATTGCTCATCGATTCTTATTTCACTTCTAAAAATTACGGAGAAGCCATAGCCTTGTTAGAGGATGGTAGGATACGTGGCAACGAAAACGTGTATGGTAAAGTCACTCTTTACCATGGTTTAAATTTATTTACTAGTGGTGATTATCAAGGAGCCAAAGAAAATTTAGACAAAGCCATCAAAAATCTAGAAGAAAAAAACCTGGAGAAGAAAGCGAGGTTTTGGAAAGCAGAAACTTTATACCAGCTCAATGATTTCAATGGTGCGTTAGCAGAGTTTGAACGTGTCAAAAATATTTCGGCGTCAATTGAAGAGGATGATTTACTGGATTATGATATGGGGTACACCTACTTCAAACTTAAAAATTACACTTCCAGTATCAATGCTATGGAACGTTTTGTAGCTCAGAAATCCAGCGACAGAGTTCGTACTAATGATGCCTATATGAGAATAGGTGATGCCAACTTTGTCTCAAAAAAATACTGGCCAGCGATTGAATCCTATAACCAGTCTATCAAAATGGGTGGCGCCAGTGCAGATTATGCTACGTTCCAGAAGGCGATGTCTTATGGATTTATAGATCGAGTGGATAGCAAGATTCAGGAATTAAACACTTTTCTAGACAATTTCAAATCATCCCAATATCGGGACGATGTGTTGTATGAATTAGGAAATACCTACATCAATACTAATAAGGTATCTAGCGGTATCCAGACTTATGACCGCTTGATTAGGGAGTTTCCAGACAGCCGTTATACTGCTCCGGCAATGATGCGTAAAGGTTTACAGTTTTACAATGACAATCGACTTGATGAAGCTTTGACTGTTTTCAAACAGGTAGCTTCTAAATATGCGGGAACGCCCCAAGCCGTGGAAGCGGTGAGCAGTGCTCGATTGGTATATATTGATCAAGGAAAAACAGCTGATTATGCCCAGTGGGTGCGAGGTTTAGATTTTGTTGATGTAACAGATTCTGAGCTGGATGATACGGCCTATGAAAGTGCAGAACGTCCTTTTCTACAAGGGAACATGAGCAGCGCGACTCGAGAACTGGAGAAGTATTTAAAGCAATTTCCTAACGGGAAGTATGCGTTGCAGGCACATTTCAATCTGGCACAAGCCTATTTTTCTGAAGGCAATAAGAGTGCGAGCATCCCGCATTATCAATATGTGGCAGACCGCGAGCGCAGTGAGTATTCAGAGCAGGCTTTGGCAAGACTGGGCGAGATATTACTCAATGATGCGGTGAGCGATGGTGGGGATAGAAAGTCCGCTTTCGCGAAAGCGATACCCATACTAATCAAACTGGAAGCAACGGCAGATTTTCCACAAAACAGAGCTTATGCACAATCCAACTTGATGAAAGCTTACTATGAAACCGAACAGTTTGACAAGGCGGTCAATTATGCCAATAAGGTGTTAGGGGATAGCAATACAGATGATACGGTTCGTGCTGATGCTCAAGTGATCATTGCACGCAGCTCTTTTAAGCGCAATGACATGGCAGCTGCAAAAAAAGCCTATGCAGACGTGTTGAAAAACTCTAGCGGTGCCATAGCTGCGGAAGCTACTTTTTACAAAGCCTATTTTGAAAACCAAGAAGGCAAGCACGATCAGGCTATCGCAACAGTTCAAAACTTGTCAAAAAACTATGGAAGTTACAAACTATGGAGCGCGAGAGGGCTTGTGGTCATGGCAAAAAGTTATGATGCCACTAAGCAGACCTTGAATGCCGTAACTCTATTGCAGGGTGTAATTGACAATTTCTCGCAATACCCTGAAATTGTTGAACAAGCTAAAACAGAACTGGCACGCATTAAAAGCGTACAAGCTAAAACCAACTCATCCATAGTACCATCAAACAATTAA
- a CDS encoding VOC family protein: MNLTPFHLAIPVKEITTTRAFYRDTLGMKEGRSSDHWVDFDFFGHQLVIHISENIAPEAVNAVDGKAVPVPHFGVVLEWDKFHAFAKALQNKNIEFIIEPYIRFEGLPGEQATMFFKDPSGNALEFKSFKDFNQIFAT, encoded by the coding sequence ATGAATCTAACACCTTTCCATCTCGCAATTCCAGTAAAGGAAATTACCACCACTCGCGCATTTTATCGGGACACACTAGGCATGAAAGAAGGCCGTAGTAGTGATCATTGGGTCGATTTTGATTTCTTCGGGCATCAATTGGTGATTCATATAAGTGAGAATATTGCTCCAGAGGCTGTGAATGCGGTGGACGGGAAAGCAGTGCCAGTCCCGCATTTTGGTGTTGTGCTGGAATGGGATAAGTTTCACGCTTTCGCGAAAGCGTTACAAAACAAAAACATCGAGTTTATCATCGAGCCGTACATACGATTCGAAGGTTTGCCTGGCGAACAGGCGACTATGTTTTTCAAAGATCCTAGTGGAAATGCCTTAGAATTCAAATCATTCAAAGACTTTAATCAAATATTTGCTACATGA
- a CDS encoding cell division ATP-binding protein FtsE has product MSNHVLSLSDVDIFQMDNLILKDVNLNIDKGEFVYLIGKTGSGKSSLMKTLYGDIPLKKGKGSIVDFDLARLRESEIPYLRRKLGVVFQDFKLLTDRTIQDNLKFVLKATGWKNKTEMQDRIDTVLDKVGMKTKGFKYPHELSGGEQQRVAIARALLNDPELIIADEPTGNLDPQTSVEIMEVLQTINKNGNTILMATHDYALILKYPSKTLKCDDGEVFEVVQKTV; this is encoded by the coding sequence ATGTCAAACCATGTGCTATCGCTATCTGATGTTGATATCTTTCAAATGGACAACCTAATCCTTAAAGATGTGAACCTTAACATTGATAAAGGCGAGTTTGTGTACCTAATTGGTAAAACAGGAAGTGGAAAGAGTTCCTTGATGAAAACGCTTTACGGCGACATTCCCTTGAAAAAAGGTAAAGGTAGCATTGTAGATTTTGATTTAGCCCGCTTACGCGAAAGCGAAATACCCTACCTGCGTCGCAAACTAGGAGTCGTCTTTCAAGATTTCAAGTTGCTTACAGATCGTACCATTCAAGATAATTTAAAGTTCGTTTTAAAAGCTACTGGTTGGAAGAATAAAACCGAAATGCAAGATCGCATCGATACCGTTTTAGACAAAGTCGGAATGAAAACTAAAGGCTTTAAATACCCACACGAACTTTCCGGTGGGGAACAACAACGGGTTGCCATCGCTAGGGCATTACTCAATGATCCCGAATTAATTATTGCAGATGAGCCTACCGGTAACCTAGACCCACAAACCAGTGTTGAGATTATGGAAGTTTTACAAACCATCAATAAAAATGGAAATACTATTTTGATGGCCACTCATGACTACGCGCTCATTTTAAAATACCCTTCTAAAACCCTTAAATGTGATGACGGCGAAGTCTTTGAAGTAGTTCAAAAGACTGTGTAA
- a CDS encoding ClpP family protease gives MSKLTKLQDKIDENFIEQRKLFIWGMVDDKTARHCVDRLLYLDSLSNDEITFVINSPGGYVTAGFSIYDTMKQIKSPVSTVCSGLAASMGSILLSGGEKGRRFMQKHGRVMIHQPSGGARGTGADLEITAKEILKTKELSAQILADNCGQSFEKVMKDFNRDFWMGAEEAVTYGIADGVL, from the coding sequence ATGAGTAAGTTGACAAAACTCCAAGATAAAATTGACGAAAATTTCATTGAACAACGCAAGCTGTTTATATGGGGAATGGTAGACGACAAGACCGCAAGACACTGTGTAGATCGCTTATTGTACTTAGATTCTTTAAGTAATGACGAGATAACTTTTGTAATCAATAGTCCAGGTGGCTATGTAACCGCAGGTTTTTCCATCTATGATACTATGAAGCAAATCAAAAGCCCAGTAAGTACGGTTTGTAGTGGGCTTGCTGCAAGTATGGGAAGTATCCTATTGTCTGGTGGTGAGAAAGGACGTCGCTTTATGCAAAAGCATGGGCGCGTAATGATACACCAGCCAAGTGGTGGCGCCAGAGGTACTGGAGCAGATCTTGAAATAACTGCTAAAGAAATATTGAAAACTAAAGAGTTAAGCGCACAAATCTTAGCAGATAATTGTGGCCAAAGCTTTGAAAAAGTGATGAAAGACTTTAATCGGGATTTCTGGATGGGCGCTGAAGAAGCTGTAACCTACGGTATTGCTGACGGAGTCCTGTAA
- a CDS encoding TonB-dependent receptor — MNSRYITTAVALLFTGAVLFAQTKEEEDRLNGGTITVVKAYDPSVADAFKVKSLPQLNDTTKIQKKAVTYSIFSVPVASTFTPAKGKLSRLKPRQRPQYYDNYARLGFGNYGNIVAEFAGNIEVDRDSDFGIFLNHNSSLGGIDEVMLDDSYLDTALDLSYGHRSKNASFGITGGARYQKANWYGIYEPLNAQLVMTNPQDTDVDISYLSYGLGGNVDFFDSVFKELELKLTGTSTSEDASEYRARLLPKLGFDIEGTEVSLGLEVDYLAGTFDTQGLRPAQTDYSYVSTGLNPKINLYDDNYKLELGVHVNYLTDLESNEGDFKFYPDINASYRLLEDQVIAYTQILGGRDMNSLQQFADENVFLAPAIDIQPTNRTIDAQLGLKGKISNNFGYKVFGGYKKENDRYFYTKDVGRVLIVNEGATLGNVFYTQYGDLETTFFGGSLSVDVSSKFNLTVTGRSMTYEVTNGPNFENTASQLPEFTADIVGTYQINDKIDVGTTVYLVGERDVYRNGFGVESLDSFIDLNLDVNYKINSKLTAFLRGNNLTGGNYQYYLDYPVQDLQVMAGAVYKFDF, encoded by the coding sequence ATGAACTCTAGATATATAACGACAGCAGTTGCCTTGCTATTTACTGGCGCGGTACTTTTTGCTCAAACTAAGGAAGAGGAAGATCGATTGAATGGCGGTACCATCACGGTAGTGAAAGCTTACGACCCTTCAGTGGCAGACGCGTTTAAAGTAAAGAGCCTGCCTCAATTAAACGATACCACAAAGATTCAGAAGAAAGCGGTCACTTACAGCATCTTTTCAGTACCTGTGGCGTCAACATTTACTCCAGCAAAAGGGAAGCTTTCTCGATTGAAGCCTAGACAACGCCCACAGTACTATGACAATTATGCTCGATTAGGATTTGGTAATTATGGAAACATAGTTGCTGAATTTGCTGGTAATATTGAAGTAGATCGTGATAGCGATTTTGGGATCTTCTTAAATCACAACTCTTCATTAGGCGGTATTGATGAGGTTATGTTAGACGATTCTTACCTGGATACAGCACTCGATCTTTCTTATGGACATCGTTCTAAAAATGCAAGTTTTGGAATCACAGGTGGCGCACGCTATCAAAAAGCGAATTGGTACGGTATTTATGAGCCCTTGAATGCGCAATTAGTAATGACTAATCCGCAAGATACAGACGTTGATATCAGCTATTTATCTTACGGTTTAGGAGGGAATGTGGATTTCTTTGATTCTGTTTTTAAAGAATTAGAATTAAAGTTGACTGGAACTTCAACTAGTGAAGACGCAAGCGAATACAGAGCCAGATTACTCCCTAAATTAGGATTTGACATAGAAGGAACGGAAGTTAGTCTAGGTCTTGAGGTCGATTATCTGGCTGGGACTTTTGATACTCAAGGCTTGCGTCCAGCACAGACAGATTATTCATATGTTAGCACAGGACTAAACCCTAAAATCAATTTATACGACGACAATTATAAATTAGAATTAGGTGTCCATGTAAATTATCTAACTGATCTCGAATCCAATGAGGGAGATTTTAAGTTTTATCCAGATATCAACGCGAGTTACAGGTTGTTAGAAGATCAGGTAATTGCATACACTCAAATCTTAGGAGGAAGAGATATGAACAGCTTACAACAGTTTGCAGATGAAAATGTGTTCTTAGCTCCTGCAATCGATATCCAGCCTACCAATAGAACTATTGACGCCCAGTTAGGATTGAAAGGTAAAATTTCTAATAATTTCGGATATAAAGTATTCGGTGGGTACAAAAAGGAGAACGATCGTTACTTCTATACAAAAGATGTGGGTAGAGTTTTGATTGTAAATGAAGGCGCCACTTTAGGGAATGTCTTTTATACGCAATATGGTGATTTAGAAACCACCTTCTTTGGTGGGTCTTTAAGTGTGGATGTCAGTTCTAAGTTCAATTTAACAGTCACTGGAAGAAGCATGACTTACGAGGTGACTAATGGGCCTAATTTTGAGAACACGGCCTCGCAACTTCCTGAATTTACAGCAGATATCGTCGGGACTTATCAAATCAACGATAAAATTGATGTAGGAACCACAGTTTACTTGGTGGGGGAGCGCGATGTGTATCGCAACGGTTTCGGTGTAGAGTCTCTCGATTCCTTTATTGATTTAAATCTAGATGTGAATTATAAAATCAATTCAAAGCTTACTGCTTTTTTACGAGGTAATAATTTGACTGGCGGTAATTATCAGTACTACTTGGATTATCCAGTTCAGGATCTACAAGTTATGGCTGGTGCTGTTTATAAATTTGATTTTTAA
- a CDS encoding amidohydrolase produces MKKISFFALLVCLISCQNKDADNYVDAIYQNGTIYTVDNEFSTATAMAVRDGKIIAVGSQDDIDALNLKADTIIDLAGQFVYPGLIDAHCHFYRFGQQLQQVDLVGTTSYQEVLDKVEAFQEKNNTAYIIGRGWDQNDWDIKEYPTKAELSELFPDTPVALTRIDGHAMIVNDAALKLAGIDRNTPFSGGDIEQKDGELTGILVDNPMELIEKTFPVDSRKADVEALMDAQEINFSYGLTTVDDAGLNRNTIELIDSLQQAGALKMKVYAMVSNTPENLDYYLDKGIIKTDRLNVRSIKFYADGALGSRGAAMKEEYSDRENHFGALLSSVEDFKKTAERIAATDYQMNTHAIGDSANVVVLKTYRELLNDMPDRRWRVEHAQIISPADFEYFDRDRILPSVQPTHATSDMYWAEDRVGAERIKGAYAYQKLLDQSGMVALGTDYPVEQVNPFLTFYAAVARQDTSVYPENGFNMQDALSREDALRGMTIWAAYSNFEEKEKGSLEKGKSADFMILKEDLMKMPIQNVPTLKVQATYINGEKVY; encoded by the coding sequence ATGAAAAAAATATCCTTCTTTGCCCTTTTAGTTTGCCTCATCAGTTGCCAAAATAAAGACGCCGACAATTATGTAGATGCTATTTATCAAAATGGAACGATCTATACTGTAGACAATGAGTTTTCTACAGCTACCGCAATGGCAGTTCGTGACGGGAAAATAATCGCTGTTGGTTCTCAGGACGATATTGATGCTCTTAATCTTAAAGCAGATACAATTATTGACCTTGCTGGTCAATTCGTATACCCTGGACTTATTGATGCACATTGCCATTTTTACAGATTTGGGCAACAATTACAGCAAGTAGATTTAGTGGGGACCACCAGTTATCAGGAAGTATTAGATAAGGTAGAAGCTTTTCAAGAAAAAAATAATACGGCGTACATCATAGGTCGCGGTTGGGACCAGAACGATTGGGATATTAAAGAATATCCTACTAAAGCTGAATTAAGCGAACTGTTCCCAGACACCCCAGTTGCATTAACACGCATTGATGGTCATGCTATGATTGTAAATGATGCTGCTCTTAAGCTGGCAGGGATCGATAGAAACACTCCGTTTTCTGGTGGTGATATTGAGCAAAAGGATGGTGAGCTAACGGGAATCTTAGTTGATAACCCAATGGAGTTGATTGAAAAAACCTTTCCAGTAGATAGTCGCAAAGCAGATGTGGAGGCACTGATGGATGCGCAGGAAATTAATTTTAGTTATGGATTGACGACCGTGGACGATGCAGGTCTAAACCGCAACACCATCGAACTGATTGATAGCTTACAGCAGGCAGGAGCTCTCAAAATGAAGGTTTACGCTATGGTGAGTAATACACCAGAAAATCTGGATTATTATCTAGATAAAGGCATCATTAAGACGGATCGATTGAATGTTAGATCTATCAAGTTTTATGCTGACGGCGCTTTAGGATCTCGCGGTGCAGCAATGAAAGAAGAGTATTCTGATAGAGAAAATCACTTTGGGGCATTATTGAGTAGTGTAGAAGACTTCAAAAAAACAGCAGAACGTATCGCTGCTACTGATTATCAAATGAACACACATGCCATAGGCGATAGCGCAAACGTTGTTGTATTGAAAACGTATCGCGAACTATTAAATGACATGCCAGATAGAAGATGGCGCGTAGAGCATGCTCAAATTATCAGCCCAGCTGATTTTGAATATTTTGACCGCGATAGAATTTTACCTTCTGTACAACCTACCCACGCTACAAGTGATATGTACTGGGCAGAAGATCGAGTGGGAGCGGAGCGTATAAAGGGGGCTTATGCTTATCAAAAGCTGTTGGATCAATCTGGAATGGTTGCTTTAGGTACAGATTATCCAGTGGAGCAGGTGAATCCATTTTTAACTTTCTATGCAGCAGTTGCCAGACAAGACACGAGTGTGTATCCTGAAAATGGATTCAATATGCAAGATGCCTTGTCCAGAGAAGATGCTTTGCGTGGTATGACCATCTGGGCAGCCTACTCTAATTTTGAAGAGAAAGAGAAGGGGAGTTTAGAAAAAGGAAAATCGGCTGATTTTATGATTCTTAAAGAAGATCTCATGAAAATGCCGATTCAAAATGTTCCTACATTGAAAGTACAAGCTACATACATCAATGGAGAGAAGGTTTATTGA
- a CDS encoding YkvA family protein yields the protein MKLKNYFTPDDEYVLEQTNETTTEEVDEVIKREGKLSFLMSTVKVLKKYYKLVDVMMMMIKDYRKGNYKAVPWFTIAAIGGALLYVLSPFDMIPDFIPGLGYIDDITVLTIVVGWIDSDLHRYLDWKLETEGTTPEEAKKLREAQ from the coding sequence ATGAAACTAAAAAACTATTTCACTCCAGACGATGAGTATGTACTAGAACAAACGAACGAAACCACTACTGAAGAAGTGGATGAGGTAATAAAACGCGAAGGCAAATTGTCCTTTCTCATGTCTACCGTGAAGGTGTTAAAGAAATACTACAAGCTCGTAGATGTAATGATGATGATGATTAAAGATTACCGTAAGGGTAATTATAAAGCTGTTCCATGGTTTACCATTGCTGCGATAGGAGGCGCATTACTTTATGTATTAAGCCCGTTTGATATGATTCCTGATTTTATCCCTGGTTTAGGGTATATCGATGATATCACGGTATTAACCATTGTAGTAGGCTGGATCGATTCTGACTTGCACCGTTATCTAGACTGGAAACTAGAAACAGAAGGCACAACTCCTGAGGAAGCTAAAAAATTGAGGGAGGCTCAATAA